The genomic window CTGAAAGGCTCAATGCCGATGTTTTACAGTTCCAGATCGTGTCTCCTTTTATTGATGCTAAGGGAGATACTGTATCCTGACTGACCGTTGTTTGAACTCGTGTTGTACATCCATTGAACAAATCAACTATAAATAACTCATATAATCCAGGCTCTGTAACAGTCGCATTTAAACTCGTATCATTCATAATTGGATGATTCTGCGATGAAAACCAATTATATTTCATTGGATGTCCAGCCGGATTGAAAGCACTGCCCCGCAGACCTACAGTTTGTAACTTACAGTTCAATGTATCACTGACCGAAGCTGTCCCTGTCGGTGCATTCCTGTCTGGAACAATAGTCACCATACTCGATGATTCGCAACCATTAATTGTATCCCTCACCGTAAGCATGTATGTGCCCGCAGATCCGATGGTCAGTTTCATTGAAGTTTGACCTGAGAGGATGCTACCATCTACTGTACTCCAGCTCATCAGTATTCCCGGGCCTGAATCTGATCCGGCTCCATCCAGAACAAGTGAATTATCGTTGCACGCAAATACTGTATCATTGGCTGTAATAAGGGATCTGGGTACTTTCCTGTTTTCGTCAACATAGACTGAATCAATAGACTCACAGTGATTGCTCGTATCAAGTACTTTCAGGTAATACCAACCTTTCACATTTACATCAGGTTGCAGCTGATTGGATGGCAATATGCTATTGCCGGAACTATCTCTCCAATCGAATGTAATCGAATTCGACGGCCCAACTATTCCGGATAAATTGACCGTACTGTCTTTGCATGTGAGTACTCTATCGGGGCCAGCGTCCACCATTGGAATGGAGCGAATATCCCTAACGTCAAAACTCATCGTATCCTGACAATAATTGTCAATATTTGAAACAGTCAAAATAAACCTACCTGCACTTGTGGTTTTGATCAAAGCTAAAGTGTCGCCAGAAACCAATTGGCCTGATGGCAAGGTCCATGAATAATTCAGGCTCTGAGTTTTCGGACTCACGTTGGGAAAAAGCGTAACTTCTTCATTTATACAATCTATCGTGAGATTTCCATTCCAGATGATATTACTGGTTGTAGTATCGATTTGTACATCCCAATCGCTGCTGTCACTACAGTTATTTGCTTTATCCTGAATAATCAGCCTGAATTTGCCCGATTGGCCTGAGAGCAATTCGGTTTCATCGAATACGACCGAGTTGTCAGGCAAAATCCATGTGTAAAAATATCTTGAAGTGTCTTGCTGCTGTGAGAGTAACCGTACTGATTTCGTTTTACAGTTGATCAGAGTGTCGCCTTGTATAACGCTGTGTGGCAGAGTCGTGTCACTCTTCACATCGATATCCTTATAAAACTCGCATCCACTGCTCAGATCAGTGACAGTGACAGAATACCTTCCTGCGTTGATTACTTTGGCTGTATCTGTATTTTGTCCTCCTACGATTTCTTTGGTCGGGCCCCATTTGTATGAATATAAGCCACTACCATTGAGTACATATATTGCCAAATAAACTGTGTCATGAGAACAGTTGGCTATTCCGGAACTCGTTAAATCTCCAATCAGATCGTCGGATACGTCAATCTGAATTTCTGCTTCCTCTTCACAAATCACATTTCCGTTGGTATAAGTGACTTTCAAAATATAAGTACCCTGACCCCTACCCTTAGCTTTATTACCGCTGATTGAAGTAATTGTTCCTCCTGAACTGCTCCACTCATAGTTGATTTGAGGGCCGGAGGACGAGCGGCTACCATCGAGAGTAAATTCTTCACTCGCACATTTTGGCAATTGAACAACATCAAGGGCAGCTTTTAGATCTACGATTTCCACTTCAACTTCGTCTTCCACTCTGCACTTTTCAAATAATGTAATATCGTCGATTCCAAAATCATTACCATATCCAACGCCTGAAGTTTCCCTAATGCAAATTTCAATATTTGCAGATTTCGCTGTAAAACATGCTTCAAAACTGCTCCAACCACATAGCGGACCAGCAATTGCATTGCCGATACTTGTTCCATCTACTTCAATTGAAAACTGACCTGGCGCCACAGGAAATACACTTTGAGCAAAAAATGAAAACTGATACATGTTTCCCGGAGTCACCGACACAATTTGACACCAAACGGCATCACCTGCACTGGTAGAACCATCTGCTATTAATTGATTCCCTGAACCACTGGTGTGGTCACCGCAAGGACTCCAGGAAGAGTTGTAGGCATTGGGCATCATATCGACTACCAGGTGATCCGGGCCAAAAGGTGGTCCACCGTAAATGTATTGATGCGAAAATCCCGAGTAGCCACCTTCAAAATCGCCGTTTGTAATCAGGTTGGTTGTACTGAGCCCTTCTGCGACAAGTTTAAATCGATATTTGCCCGGTCCTGCGATTACAATTGGATCCAGAACATTTGGATTGCTCAAACCCGAAGCTGGTTCCCAATAGTATTTTAGATAATTTCCCTGTACATCTCCTTGAAGTTGTAAAACATCAGAAAGTTTGCACTTGAACAAATCCGGACCGGCGTTTACACTCAAGCCAATACATTGACCAAATGATATATTATATATTAAATAAAATATTAATATAAAAATAAATCGCAACATGATCAAGTTTTTATGTGGTAAACAGTAACGCAATATAAGTAAAATCTGTTAATACTGCTTGTCAAAATTTTCTTTGGAAAGCTAGAGCCTAACGAATTGCTTATTTTTCATATTAACTTTTATCTTAATATATAAAAAAACTAAATTGATTACCTTTGCAGAAATTTGAGCACAATCTCACATTCTTTGGATAAGAAAACTGTACAAAATCCTCTTTTGAAGATCTTTCAGTTCATTTATCGAAATTGTTGCTGAATTGAATAAAAGATAAAAGATGAAAATTCAAATTACTTTTCCTGATGGTCGAGTTGCTGATTATGAAAAAGGTGCAACTCCAATGCAAATTGCGACAAGCATAAGTGAAGGACTGGCTAGAAGTGTATTAGCCGCTAAAGTCAATGGGGAGGTAGTAGATGCATCTCGCCCGATAGAAGTTAATGCGACACTTCAATTACTCACATGGAACGATAAAGAAGGCAAAAGCACTTTCTGGCATTCATCAGCTCACCTGATGGCTGAAGCGCTTGAATCATTGTACCCAAACATCAAGTTTGGGATAGGGCCTCCTATCGAAGCCGGATTCTATTATGATATTGATTCCGGAGATCGAACTTTAAGCCCTGATGATCTCGTGCAAATAGAAAAGAAAATGTCAGAACTGGCAAAACAAAATAATAATTACGAGCGGTCAGCAGTTTCTAAAGCAGAAGCTCTGGAATATTTCACCAAGAAGAATGATGAATACAAGCTTGAACTGATACGTGAATTAGAAGATGGAAAAATTAGTTTTTACAAACAAGGCAATTTTGTTGATCTATGTAAAGGTCCCCACATTCCAAATACCGGCCACATCAAAGCAGTAAAACTTCTCAGCCTTGCAGGAGCATACTGGAGAGGTGACGAAACAAGAAAACAACTGACCAGAATTTATGGAATCAGTTTTCCAAAAGCCAAAGAACTTGAAGATTATCTCCACATGCTCGAGGAGGCTAAAAAACGAGACCATCGCAAGTTGGGTCAAGAATTGGAGCTTTTTATGTTTTCTGAAAAAGTAGGCGCTGGTCTACCCATATGGTTGCCCAAAGGGACTGCTTTGCGACAACGACTAGAGGATTTTCTCAAAGCTGAACAGATTAAAAGAGGGTACACACCTGTAATTACTCCACACATAGGACATAAAAATTTATACATCACCAGCGGTCATTGGGAAAAATATGGTGCAGATTCCTTTCAATCCATCAAAACTCCGCGCGAAGGTGAAGAATTCCTTCTCAAACCTATGAACTGTCCTCATCATTGCGAAATTTATGGTCACAAGCCTCGTTCATACAAAGAACTTCCACTGCGAATAGCTGAATTTGGAACAGTATATCGTTATGAGCAAAGTGGAGAGTTACACGGTTTGACTCGAGTGAGATGTTTCACTCAAGACGATGCTCATATTTTCTGTACTCCAGATCAGGTAAAGGGTGAGTTTTTAGAAGTCATGAATCTGACGATGTTAGTGATCAGAAAACTTGGATTTGACAATTTCACCGCACAGATTTCATTAAGGGATCCGGAGAATAAAAGTAAATATATCGGATCTGAGGAGAATTGGATTAAAGCAGAACAAGCCATTATAGATGCAACACAGGAAGCCGGATTAATGACTACCACTGAATTAGGAGAAGCTGCATTCTATGGACCAAAGTTGGATTTTATGGTCAAGGATGCTTTGGGAAGAAGCTGGCAACTTGGAACCATACAGGTAGATTATAATCTACCTGAAAGATTTCAACTTGAATACATTGGGGCAGACAATGCCAAACACAGGCCGGTAATGATCCATCGAGCGCCTTTTGGATCCATGGAACGCTTTATCGGTGTCCTTACAGAGCATTGCGCAGGTAAGTTTCCTCTTTGGCTGACACCTGAACAATATGTCATCCTACCGGTAAGCGATAAGTATTTGGATTATGCGAACGAGTTGCAAAATGAATTTACTTCTGCCGGATTGAGAGGATCTATAGATGATAGAACGGAATCTATTGGTAGAAAAATCAGGGACAATGAATTGAAAAAAATTCCATTCATGATCATTGCAGGTGAAAAAGAATCCCAAGAAAAAAATATATCTGTGCGCAAACAAGGGACCGGAGATCAAGGAAGTATGTCCATATCTGAATTTGTAAATCAAATAAAAGAGTTAATCCAATAACTGCAATTGAATTATAATCATCCGAATAAAAAAGAGAGAGTATTGAGGCTCTAGAAAATTAATTCAAATTTATAACAGGATTGAAATTTCATCTCAATATTAAAAAAATGCACGGATACCGGCGAACAATCCTGAAGAAGAGCCTGACCGTTTATAATTTGCCCGATATATATAATCAATAGAAAAAAGGTGAAAAATATTTTCAATCCCCGCACCAAATTCTAAGAATGGCTGCTTATCAGCTGTTTTATAAATTGAATTGTAATTGAAGTCTTTATTTTGCTGACTTAAATCACCCCAGAACGAATTAACGAGAATTCTTTCACGCCAGCCCAATTTATTGATACCTGGGATATAATCAAAAAATGTCCCCCCAAATGAAATTGTTGCCTGGACACTTGCGTATCTATCAGCTACAAATTCGTATTTATTCATAGTATTGAAAGCATACTTGGTTGTAAAATAACTTTCATTTCCTCTCGGAATATATGCCAATAATAAAGGAACTTTCCCAAAAATTTTCCCTACATCCGCATTCCAACTAATCGTCCACTTTGGAGTAATGTAAGTTCTGTGCAAAATACCAATGTTCCATTTTTGAAAATTAAAATGTGATTCTTTCCATTGGATGCTATGTGTATAAGATAGATTAACAGTGGGATATCTACTTCCAAGACTTCTCCTTTCATAATCAAAAATCCTGGCCCTTTCCCTGTATGCATATCTAAGAGCAATACTCACCTCACTGCTATTGATCACACTGAGTTCAGGCGAAATGTCAGGCGTTTTTTCCGGACTGATAAATTCGGGATTTCTGCATATATAATTAATTTGGAATGGCGTCAAGGTCCTATGGATGCCCCCTACGCGAAAATACCAATCAGAAGCAAATTGCTGATCATGCGATAGGTTCCATTGTTCCTGAAGGACCCTCTGATAAGGCACTTTTTTTCTAAAAATAGTATTGACAATATTGTCTGCATCAAGAGCATCATACCATTCAGAAGCAATCAAAAAATCATTACCATAAAAAGCTTCAGACTTTGTATAAGGTTGTACATTCCACAATTGTTTGATACCAAAAGAACCTTTCCATTTTCCATCTTTTAATCCGTAAGCAAGATGACTATATAGACCGGTTTTTTTCATCCAAGCCTCATCTGTTCTGACACGCACCCTGAATCGCCAGCCTTCTATTTCATTTTTACTTACCAAAGATCCATAAGGTCCAATCCACAATTTATTGTTCCAATTATACCATCCCGTTGTTATTGTTTTAAATAAAATATCTTTGAGTTTTTGTATCTTATTATTGTTGATCGCTTCAGCCATATCATATATGGCACTTTCTCTGGATGATAAGCTATCCGGTCTTGCTGATTTCCAAAATTCGTCTGAATGTCCACTATCATATACACGCATTACAGCACTGGTACCGATTCTGGTATTGGTTTTTGATTCTGAAGGATTAAGTCTGACATCGTAATAAGTATTTTTCACAGTGGCAACTAATCTTCTATCATCATTGATCAATGGTAATGGAATTCCTATCAATTCGAGTCCTGCTTCGTACTGCAATAGTAATTCATTGCGCTTGAGATACCATTTATTTAATTTAGTCAGTGGATCAAAACTTTGATCATACTGAACTTTAATTTGCATTTTTTCTACAAAATTTAAATTGGCTTCTTTGCTTAATCTTAAATCTGCCTGCACTAAGGCAAAGCTACTGTCATGGATTACAATATTTCCGGTAAAAACATTGCCATGCCAGGATTTGGGTATAAGTTGAAGGGTGATATTGAAATGTCCATCGTTTGTAGAAGAACTGTCTTCGATATAGTAATCGTAATAATCTAATGCAAGGCTTCCAATAGGACTCACGAAGGCCTTTGTATAGATGACTATCTTTGATTGGTACAAATCAAGGACTTCATCCATTCTGCACATATGTTCGAGCAATTTATCGCTCTCAAGGTTTGTTTTCTTTACGGCTATTAAATTTTCAGTCTCACCAAAAGGATCATTAGTTAAAATGTATGAAGAAATACTCTCACTAAAAAACAATGGTATTTCAGATTTAGAAGTATCAGTATCTGACTTGTTAGCATTATGAGCTTTCACTCTGGATGAAAAAATAAAATCCAATGGATCTGCAGCACTCATTTCCCGGGGATGGAACAAATAAACCTCATTGCGTTCCCACCTTTTTGATTCCATTTTTTTAATCGTCGAAGGATCATTTTTAGGATTGGCTGCAATCACTTTTTTCATGATTGTTTTACCTGGATTTGGATCAGCCTTAATAATAATTTCAGGTAGTTCTCCTACATTTTCTTCGAGAAATATTTCAAATTCCTGTGTACTGTTACCGCTCAGCGCAATGTACTTGGGATAATATCCGATATAGGTAATGATTAAACTATCAACATCTTTTGGAAATGCCTTGAATGAAAACTTTCCCAAACTATCTGTATATGTCCCTGCAGTGCGGCTCGTTATGGTAAGCGGAACAAATTCCAATGGTTGAAGTGACTTCTTGTCTTTTACAAAACCTTTGATGGTGATGGGTCTTTGCCCTATTGCTGCCTGAGACACAAAGATCAACAGATAGAAAAAAAAGAAGCGATAACTGAGTGAATTAGAACTCATAATTGGTGGTAAAAATAATTCATTCTCATATTAGCAAGCTTGTTCATCTTACTTTTTTAAAAAGAAATTGCTTATGGATTTGAATTCCCTTGATTAAAAAAATATCCTTTAGACCAGTTTTTTTGTCACCTTGACAGCATAGACCATAGGAATACGATATGGAATATGAGAGAATCTATATTTACCTGGTTCATGAAGGCTTAATTTGCTAAAACAATTGTAGGGTGAATAATCATGTTCT from Saprospiraceae bacterium includes these protein-coding regions:
- a CDS encoding gliding motility-associated C-terminal domain-containing protein; this encodes MLRFIFILIFYLIYNISFGQCIGLSVNAGPDLFKCKLSDVLQLQGDVQGNYLKYYWEPASGLSNPNVLDPIVIAGPGKYRFKLVAEGLSTTNLITNGDFEGGYSGFSHQYIYGGPPFGPDHLVVDMMPNAYNSSWSPCGDHTSGSGNQLIADGSTSAGDAVWCQIVSVTPGNMYQFSFFAQSVFPVAPGQFSIEVDGTSIGNAIAGPLCGWSSFEACFTAKSANIEICIRETSGVGYGNDFGIDDITLFEKCRVEDEVEVEIVDLKAALDVVQLPKCASEEFTLDGSRSSSGPQINYEWSSSGGTITSISGNKAKGRGQGTYILKVTYTNGNVICEEEAEIQIDVSDDLIGDLTSSGIANCSHDTVYLAIYVLNGSGLYSYKWGPTKEIVGGQNTDTAKVINAGRYSVTVTDLSSGCEFYKDIDVKSDTTLPHSVIQGDTLINCKTKSVRLLSQQQDTSRYFYTWILPDNSVVFDETELLSGQSGKFRLIIQDKANNCSDSSDWDVQIDTTTSNIIWNGNLTIDCINEEVTLFPNVSPKTQSLNYSWTLPSGQLVSGDTLALIKTTSAGRFILTVSNIDNYCQDTMSFDVRDIRSIPMVDAGPDRVLTCKDSTVNLSGIVGPSNSITFDWRDSSGNSILPSNQLQPDVNVKGWYYLKVLDTSNHCESIDSVYVDENRKVPRSLITANDTVFACNDNSLVLDGAGSDSGPGILMSWSTVDGSILSGQTSMKLTIGSAGTYMLTVRDTINGCESSSMVTIVPDRNAPTGTASVSDTLNCKLQTVGLRGSAFNPAGHPMKYNWFSSQNHPIMNDTSLNATVTEPGLYELFIVDLFNGCTTRVQTTVSQDTVSPLASIKGDTIWNCKTSALSLSGLTSMGSHQLNYKWSTTDGKFTGQGDRADLLIENYGTYKLVVEDQRNGCTAETSFTVKPDLNVPQLRLDQVLSITCLRTTVVLTATVNQQGSANSKAWYTVLGNFVGSPLEDTVRVDKAGYYYYRFTNLDNDCSVVDSVLVTEDKTPPKGTAGSDGQLTCSVSEVHLNGNADPGTEVEWTTQDGVIEGDVNSLQVTAQKEGTYVLRISSLTNGCETTDTVKIIKNTNVPTASLHTLIQPNCPGDQGAIQIVGAEGGEAPYRYYVDQRETDGIFPFQVNSGDHEIRIIDANGCDWVEKFKIVEPQAISVELPVEVTLQLGSDYDIVPDYSVPDDSIAWVRWTPAEGLSCGDCPYPTLKNFSREQSYTISYVDKRGCEARAEIRFVKAERGVWLPNAFSPNGDGINEYFFPSITPSAASEISEFSIYDRWGELVYFRENIPPEDNTQGWNGVWRGENASTGVYVYVLKLRWKDETTEIFSGDMTLFR
- the thrS gene encoding threonine--tRNA ligase; amino-acid sequence: MKIQITFPDGRVADYEKGATPMQIATSISEGLARSVLAAKVNGEVVDASRPIEVNATLQLLTWNDKEGKSTFWHSSAHLMAEALESLYPNIKFGIGPPIEAGFYYDIDSGDRTLSPDDLVQIEKKMSELAKQNNNYERSAVSKAEALEYFTKKNDEYKLELIRELEDGKISFYKQGNFVDLCKGPHIPNTGHIKAVKLLSLAGAYWRGDETRKQLTRIYGISFPKAKELEDYLHMLEEAKKRDHRKLGQELELFMFSEKVGAGLPIWLPKGTALRQRLEDFLKAEQIKRGYTPVITPHIGHKNLYITSGHWEKYGADSFQSIKTPREGEEFLLKPMNCPHHCEIYGHKPRSYKELPLRIAEFGTVYRYEQSGELHGLTRVRCFTQDDAHIFCTPDQVKGEFLEVMNLTMLVIRKLGFDNFTAQISLRDPENKSKYIGSEENWIKAEQAIIDATQEAGLMTTTELGEAAFYGPKLDFMVKDALGRSWQLGTIQVDYNLPERFQLEYIGADNAKHRPVMIHRAPFGSMERFIGVLTEHCAGKFPLWLTPEQYVILPVSDKYLDYANELQNEFTSAGLRGSIDDRTESIGRKIRDNELKKIPFMIIAGEKESQEKNISVRKQGTGDQGSMSISEFVNQIKELIQ
- a CDS encoding carboxypeptidase-like regulatory domain-containing protein; amino-acid sequence: MSSNSLSYRFFFFYLLIFVSQAAIGQRPITIKGFVKDKKSLQPLEFVPLTITSRTAGTYTDSLGKFSFKAFPKDVDSLIITYIGYYPKYIALSGNSTQEFEIFLEENVGELPEIIIKADPNPGKTIMKKVIAANPKNDPSTIKKMESKRWERNEVYLFHPREMSAADPLDFIFSSRVKAHNANKSDTDTSKSEIPLFFSESISSYILTNDPFGETENLIAVKKTNLESDKLLEHMCRMDEVLDLYQSKIVIYTKAFVSPIGSLALDYYDYYIEDSSSTNDGHFNITLQLIPKSWHGNVFTGNIVIHDSSFALVQADLRLSKEANLNFVEKMQIKVQYDQSFDPLTKLNKWYLKRNELLLQYEAGLELIGIPLPLINDDRRLVATVKNTYYDVRLNPSESKTNTRIGTSAVMRVYDSGHSDEFWKSARPDSLSSRESAIYDMAEAINNNKIQKLKDILFKTITTGWYNWNNKLWIGPYGSLVSKNEIEGWRFRVRVRTDEAWMKKTGLYSHLAYGLKDGKWKGSFGIKQLWNVQPYTKSEAFYGNDFLIASEWYDALDADNIVNTIFRKKVPYQRVLQEQWNLSHDQQFASDWYFRVGGIHRTLTPFQINYICRNPEFISPEKTPDISPELSVINSSEVSIALRYAYRERARIFDYERRSLGSRYPTVNLSYTHSIQWKESHFNFQKWNIGILHRTYITPKWTISWNADVGKIFGKVPLLLAYIPRGNESYFTTKYAFNTMNKYEFVADRYASVQATISFGGTFFDYIPGINKLGWRERILVNSFWGDLSQQNKDFNYNSIYKTADKQPFLEFGAGIENIFHLFSIDYIYRANYKRSGSSSGLFAGIRAFF